The following coding sequences are from one Veillonella rodentium window:
- a CDS encoding terminase small subunit translates to MADANTLTEKERIFADEYIKTTNATQSAIKAGYSEKTASSKGSQLLRKVKVRQYIDEVMDKRSKNTIATADEVLQYLSRVMNGEEKDAFGLDVSVADRTKAAELLGKRHMLFTDKVKLDAEIEIDISDRMKQARVKSDEVQQGTTD, encoded by the coding sequence ATGGCAGATGCTAACACCTTAACAGAAAAAGAACGTATTTTTGCAGATGAGTATATCAAGACTACCAACGCAACACAGAGTGCTATCAAGGCCGGATATAGTGAAAAAACTGCATCAAGCAAAGGTAGTCAGTTATTAAGAAAAGTAAAGGTGCGCCAATATATAGATGAAGTGATGGATAAACGCAGTAAAAACACGATTGCTACTGCTGATGAAGTCCTACAATATCTATCTAGGGTAATGAATGGCGAAGAAAAAGATGCATTTGGTTTAGATGTGTCAGTAGCTGATAGAACGAAAGCAGCTGAACTCTTAGGTAAACGGCATATGTTATTTACCGATAAGGTGAAACTTGATGCAGAAATAGAGATTGATATATCAGACCGAATGAAACAAGCAAGGGTGAAATCTGATGAAGTACAACAAGGCACAACTGATTGA